One region of Oryza sativa Japonica Group chromosome 10, ASM3414082v1 genomic DNA includes:
- the LOC112936633 gene encoding probable mediator of RNA polymerase II transcription subunit 26c — protein MAAAVREMVRSMGAEQLDEAIAFATMELAGRDIPFEDVFRLCDEQELRRAKKSSMAEEVERIKGKLVGGEDGGRPSSDSSEETVVELLRALRSTPMTFETLEASRIGKTISGLRRKHSSEKVRGLAAALYKNWKAIVDEHLTRSSSKPPAPAPTKTASASDHAKKTDMAAAHKPAPAPSPRKTASNKHEAAPARADDAKLAAARRKLQDGYKEAASAKKQRVIQVIDTPKKVNRRPVAVVERRRIMPGVATVAPLRMCRAV, from the coding sequence atggcggcggcggtgagggagATGGTTCGCTCGATGGGAGCCGAACAGCTCGACGAGGCCATCGCCTTCGCCACCATGGAGCTCGCGGGCCGCGACATTCCGTTCGAGGACGTGTTTCGGCTCTGCGACGAGCAGGAGCTCCGACGCGCCAAGAAATCTTCCATGGCCGAGGAGGTCGAGAGGATCAAGGGCAAGCTCGtcggcggggaagacggcgGCAGGCCGAGCTCCGACTCGTCGGAGGAGACCGTGGTCGAGTTGCTCCGCGCGCTGCGGTCGACGCCGATGACGTTCGAGACGCTGGAGGCGAGCAGGATCGGCAAGACCATCAGCGGCCTGAGGAGGAAGCACTCCTCCGAGAAGGtgcgcggcctcgccgccgcgctctacAAGAACTGGAAGGCTATCGTCGACGAGCACTTGACCAGGAGCAGCTCcaagccgccggcgccggcaccgaCCAAGACCGCCTCCGCGTCTGATCACGCCAAGAAGACGGACATGGCGGCCGCTCACAAGCCGGCGccagcgccgtcgccgaggaagaCAGCATCGAACAAGCacgaggcggcgccggcacgCGCGGACGACGCGAAGCTTGCGGCAGCGAGGCGCAAGCTCCAGGACGGCTACAAGGAGGCCGCGTCCGCCAAGAAGCAGAGGGTGATCCAGGTGATCGACACGCCGAAGAAGGTGAATCGGcgtcccgtcgccgtcgtcgagcggCGGCGCATCATGCCGGGTGTCGCCACGGTGGCTCCACTGCGGATGTGTAGAGCTGTATGA
- the LOC136353622 gene encoding uncharacterized protein isoform X4 produces MAGHIYTPTVIMGKLLSDNGSQEFGDFKLVIHRMLSMYLYEKRILGCISVLPPLSSRVAGCLALSSRERIHCCRGSGSHGLVDGGHRQRHHLHTHKERECHDGAEHIPDWPYGEQMDRWERKCDFSYLTAAAICEASTSDAIGSGSWHGNAGSPCLHIQLLLFHLHLPMGPKASSSALGAVQPEQRRFAARFAVP; encoded by the exons ATGGCTGGacatatatatacccctacAGTAATCATGGGAAAGCTATTATCTGACAACGGGAGTCAAGAGTTCGGTGATTTTAAGCTCGTTATACATAGAATGCTGTCTATGTATCTTTATGAAAAAAGAATACTG GGGTGCATCTCGGTGCTGCCACCATTATCCTCACGCGTCGCCGGTTGTCTGGCTCTATCCTCGCGCGAGCGGATCCATTGCTGCCGTGGATCAGGAAGCCATGGCCTCGTTGATGGTGGGCATCGGCAACGGCACCACCTCCACACCCAT AAGGAGCGAGAGTGTCACGATGGTGCAGAGCATATCCCCGATTGGCCGTATGGCGAGCAAATGGATAGATG GGAAAGGAAATGTGATTTTAGTTACCTGACTGCTGCCGCAATCTGCGAAGCATCTACAAGCGATGCCATCGGTTCAGGCAGCTGGCACGGCAATGCCGGTTCCCCTTGCCTCCATATCCAACTCCTCTTGTTCCATTTACACCTCCCGATG GGGCCCAAAGCCAGCTCGTCTGCTTTGGGTGCCGTCCAGCCAGAGCAACGTCGGTTTGCTGCGCGGTTTGCAGTACCGTGA
- the LOC136353622 gene encoding uncharacterized protein isoform X3, with protein MAGHIYTPTVIMGKLLSDNGSQEFGDFKLVIHRMLSMYLYEKRILGCISVLPPLSSRVAGCLALSSRERIHCCRGSGSHGLVDGGHRQRHHLHTHVCASTTAVKERECHDGAEHIPDWPYGEQMDRWERKCDFSYLTAAAICEASTSDAIGSGSWHGNAGSPCLHIQLLLFHLHLPMGPKASSSALGAVQPEQRRFAARFAVP; from the exons ATGGCTGGacatatatatacccctacAGTAATCATGGGAAAGCTATTATCTGACAACGGGAGTCAAGAGTTCGGTGATTTTAAGCTCGTTATACATAGAATGCTGTCTATGTATCTTTATGAAAAAAGAATACTG GGGTGCATCTCGGTGCTGCCACCATTATCCTCACGCGTCGCCGGTTGTCTGGCTCTATCCTCGCGCGAGCGGATCCATTGCTGCCGTGGATCAGGAAGCCATGGCCTCGTTGATGGTGGGCATCGGCAACGGCACCACCTCCACACCCATGTTTGTGCTTCAACTACTGCTGTG AAGGAGCGAGAGTGTCACGATGGTGCAGAGCATATCCCCGATTGGCCGTATGGCGAGCAAATGGATAGATG GGAAAGGAAATGTGATTTTAGTTACCTGACTGCTGCCGCAATCTGCGAAGCATCTACAAGCGATGCCATCGGTTCAGGCAGCTGGCACGGCAATGCCGGTTCCCCTTGCCTCCATATCCAACTCCTCTTGTTCCATTTACACCTCCCGATG GGGCCCAAAGCCAGCTCGTCTGCTTTGGGTGCCGTCCAGCCAGAGCAACGTCGGTTTGCTGCGCGGTTTGCAGTACCGTGA
- the LOC136353622 gene encoding uncharacterized protein isoform X2 yields the protein MAGHIYTPTVIMGKLLSDNGSQEFGDFKLVIHRMLSMYLYEKRILGCISVLPPLSSRVAGCLALSSRERIHCCRGSGSHGLVDGGHRQRHHLHTHVCASTTAVVCIFPSKERECHDGAEHIPDWPYGEQMDRWERKCDFSYLTAAAICEASTSDAIGSGSWHGNAGSPCLHIQLLLFHLHLPMGPKASSSALGAVQPEQRRFAARFAVP from the exons ATGGCTGGacatatatatacccctacAGTAATCATGGGAAAGCTATTATCTGACAACGGGAGTCAAGAGTTCGGTGATTTTAAGCTCGTTATACATAGAATGCTGTCTATGTATCTTTATGAAAAAAGAATACTG GGGTGCATCTCGGTGCTGCCACCATTATCCTCACGCGTCGCCGGTTGTCTGGCTCTATCCTCGCGCGAGCGGATCCATTGCTGCCGTGGATCAGGAAGCCATGGCCTCGTTGATGGTGGGCATCGGCAACGGCACCACCTCCACACCCATGTTTGTGCTTCAACTACTGCTGTGGTGTGCATATTTCCATCG AAGGAGCGAGAGTGTCACGATGGTGCAGAGCATATCCCCGATTGGCCGTATGGCGAGCAAATGGATAGATG GGAAAGGAAATGTGATTTTAGTTACCTGACTGCTGCCGCAATCTGCGAAGCATCTACAAGCGATGCCATCGGTTCAGGCAGCTGGCACGGCAATGCCGGTTCCCCTTGCCTCCATATCCAACTCCTCTTGTTCCATTTACACCTCCCGATG GGGCCCAAAGCCAGCTCGTCTGCTTTGGGTGCCGTCCAGCCAGAGCAACGTCGGTTTGCTGCGCGGTTTGCAGTACCGTGA
- the LOC136353622 gene encoding uncharacterized protein isoform X1, producing the protein MESTTLVARRIIPRSICDFLSQVVSMPREKRQKLSQDVPADLSPPVRGPRGRLGKEKVGDFYSESQIPIYSRRAGSIVIHDAPRSPSPAASESDDGGNEDEPGSESNPLRLYKTRAVDPDPRRPRVNYLKNLLKCGKDRMVSPDTLPADSQDDIFKTLVQVDWYNSVIMGRSHPVVEMKWLDWQYMSSKNNIVFNEVRKVCERKHVADLLALHYSWNEEVIGQFYSTAFFGTTKKGLDFVKWTIQGQQYRVSMAQFAVVWG; encoded by the exons ATGGAATCAACCACATTGGTGGCTAGGAGGATCATCCCACGATCGATTTGCGACTTCctctctcaag TGGTCAGTATGCCTCGTGAGAAGAGACAGAAGCTTTCACAAGATGTTCCTGCTGACTTGAGCCCCCCGGTTCGTGGTCCTAGGGGGAGATTGggcaaagaaaaagttggagATTTTTACAGTGAGAGTCAGATTCCGATCTATTCCAGGAGGGCTGGTAGCATTGTCATTCATGATGCTccccgctctccctctccagctGCATCAGAGTCAGATGATGGTGGCAATGAGGATGAGCCTGGTTCTGAAAGCAATCCTTTGAGGCTGTACAAGACAAGGGCTGTTGATCCTGATCCTAGACGGCCAAGAGTGAACTATCTGAAGAATCTGCTCAAGTGTGGAAAGGACAGAATGGTGAGTCCTGATACTCTGCCTGCTGACTCTCAGGATGACATATTCAAGACCTTGGTGCAGGTTGATTGGTATAACTCTGTGATTATGGGAAGATCTCATCCAGTGGTAGAAATGAAGTGGCTAGACTGGCAGTACATGTCCTCAAAGAACAACATAGTCTTCAATGAGGTACGCAAGGTGTGTGAGCGCAAGCACGTGGCAGATTTGTTAGCCTTGCATTATTCCTGGAATGAGGAAGTGATTGGACAGTTCTACTCCACTGCTTTCTTTGGCACCACCAAGAAGGGGCTTGATTTTGTGAAGTGGACCATTCAGGGGCAGCAATATAGGGTCTCTATGGCACAGTTTGCTGTAGTTTGGGGTTAG
- the LOC107275466 gene encoding uncharacterized protein: MAEQMFTVRDVLYMYSDARTAYDRFVGIGSNPEQARNAVALLVWLDQCNVRAIQHLPGLSPTVVSLVAAEANSVLDCLRGPEPVVPAIPLISALCKDGDVDPRFFTFHQDLVVRGVADILDGVGSLIFNNHLNKMLRRYQTGLVGNPPELMAAYSCLSVAVPEDCRSMFITFSRGAPIDREEIFDYFRQKWGDCVVRVLMEKTAGGSQPMYGRIIFRSEAFVQLVLNGERLVKISIRHRQIWLRKYVPRPAATQNQN, encoded by the exons ATGGCCGAACAGATGTTCACCGTCCGCGACGTGCTGTACATGTACAGCGACGCCCGCACCGCCTACGACCGCTTCGTCGGCATCGGCAGCAACCCGGAGCAGGCGCGCAACGCGGTGGCGCTGCTGGTGTGGCTGGACCAGTGCAACGTCCGAGCCATCCAGCACCTCCCAGGGCTGAGCCCCACCGTCGTCAGCCTCGTCGCCGCGGAGGCCAACTCGGTGTTGGACTGCCTCCGCGGGCCGGAGCCCGTAGTGCCGGCCATCCCGCTCATCTCCGCGCTCTGCAAGGACGGCGATGTGGACCCGCGCTTTTTCACATTCCACCAGGACCTGGTGGTGCGTGGTGTCGCAGACATCCTAGACGGTGTCGGCTCGCTCATCTTCAATAACCACCTCAACAAGATGCTCCGCCGCTACCAGACCGGCCTAGTCGGCAACCCGCCGGAGCTGATGGCGGCCTATAGCTGCCTCTCCGTCGCCGTGCCGGAGGACTGCCGCTCCATGTTCATCACCTTCTCCAGGGGAGCGCCAATCGACCGTGAAGAGATCTTCGACTACTTCAGGCA GAAGTGGGGCGACTGCGTGGTGCGTGTCCTGATGGAGAAGACAGCGGGAGGCTCACAGCCAATGTACGGGCGAATCATCTTCCGGAGCGAGGCATTTGTGCAGCTGGTGCTCAACGGAGAGCGTCTCGTCAAGATCTCCATCCGCCATCGCCAGATCTGGCTCCGCAAGTATGTCCCAAGGCCGGCTGCCACCCAGAACCAGAATtaa